The genomic DNA AAGACGGCTGGGTATATCTTAGGGATAATAAGATATTTAACGAAGAGAGCGGTTTAAACAACTTTGCCTATGAAAAAGTTGGCTTTGACGGCAAGAAAAGGCTTAGTGAGTTTAACCCTATCATAAAACCTGCTCGGTCTAAACAAGATGAGAGCTTTTCATACGCAGGCTATCAAAAAGATAGCTTTATGAAATTTTATAACGACTACCAAAAAGAGTCTAGCGCTCACAGCAAAGATGTAGAGTGGATAAGCAAAAATTTAAAAGAAAATGATGTAGAAGACGCAGATGATCTCATCTCAAAGCTAAAAACCACAAAGTCATCTTATATGATCGCTATGGAGAGTGAGTTTGAAAAAGCAACTGGGCTTGATTTTAGCCTAGAAAATTTAGAAAAAGTAAAGCATGCTTTTGAGAGTGATACGAGCAAGGCAGCAGCTGCTCTAAAGGACACAGACAGCGTAATAGCTATGAAGCTAAACAAAAATGGCACAATCACGCTTAAATTTAATAGTGGAAGAGAGCTAGAGGTAAAAGAAATTTATAACGACACTGGCAAGCTAATAAGCAAAGATGACAAAGATAGTAAAAGAGCAAGTATAAATTTAGATGCTAAGAGCATGAACGATATCGAGCTAAATAGACTTGACTTTAAAGATATAGGCATAAAGCAAGATGATAAGATATCTAGCCTAAAAGAGCTTGGAGCAAAGCTCGTTAAAAACCTCTCTGATAAATTTACAAGTAAATTCCTGATCGGACTTGAAAACGGCAAAAGCATCACCACCAAAGAAATTTACAACATTACCTACCTTGAAAACGACCTAAAATTTAAAGAACTATCTAGCAAAGATAGGCTTTATAAAAAGGTAGATACGAGAGTTTAGGAGTAAATTTATGCAGACTAGAAATCCCTGGCGAAATAAATCTTTTCATAAAAAAGACGATATCTTTGGTGTGAATTTGAGCTAAAAAGAGATGTTGATATAAAGGCGTAAATTTAAAAGAACTAAGGATAGTAAAATGCAAATTTCTAATAATCTTTCAACCCCTAACTATCTCTCAAGAGAGAACATAGCAAGAGAGATGGGCTTTAAATTTAACGATATAAACGAGATACTTAGTAACGATATGGGTCATGGTATGACATTTTCTAAGTATGCAAGGCTAGATGATAAAGAAAGAGCAAGAGAATACGACAGATATGGTCACTCACTCACTGGCTTTGTAAAAGGCGAAGGAGAGCCAAAAGTAAGCATACTTGGCAAGCTAATGGGCTATGACGACTCTTTTTCAAAAGATGAGATAGATGAGCTAAAGAAATTTATAGATGATAGCGGTGCTTTAGGGCTTGAGAGAAATCCAGCATTTGAGCCAAAGGGAATTTTCAAAGATCCATTAAATAGCAAAAAGCTTAGCGTTGATGATTTTATAGATCAGTTTGCAAATAAAAAAATACTCTCTTTTATAGCTTTTGGTGGTAGCAAGACAGCTGAACTACTTGATAGCGATATGAGTGTCGATGAGTTCAAGGGCAAATGGGCTAAATTTGCACTAAAGGAGCGCTTTGGTTTAGAGCTTGACGAGGAGCTAGCAAAAGAGACCATAAATTCCATAAATGATCTTGAAACACAAAACGAAGAAGAGAAGAAAGAGAAGAAATTTACACCTATACAAGTTACTAAAAAATCTCACACATATAAGCTTGAAGCCGATGAGAGATTTAAGGAGCTTTATAAATTTATAAAGAGTGAATTTGATAGTGGTAAGAGTATGTTTGAGATTTTAAAAAAAGTGGCAAAGCTAAAAGTGGATAAGACGGCGTAAAGGGGAGTTAAAATGATAACTAGCATAAACGGACTTAGCAACACACCGATACAAGACAACACTATCCAAAAAGAAAATGCAATAGAAAATGTAGCCAAAGAAGGCAAGCAAGACAAAAACGCTACCGAAGAAAAATTTGACTACTCAAAGAATCTTTTTAAACCCTGGAGCGAAACTATAAAAGAATTTATAGATATAGACAAAAGCAAAGATGGCTGGATAACAGATACTATAAATCGAATAGATAATATGCTGTCTGATTACACCATTCAAGAAAGACGAGCTTTATCAGCAAAAAGAGAGCCAGAAAATATGGAAGAATTTAGAGTTCGCGAACTCCAAGATTACATGGACTGGTTGCTTACAAACTCTATAGACGGCAAACCAACGATAGTTGGTAAAATGGTTGGTCTTGGCACAGCAGAAGAGGAGGCGGAACTAGAAGCTTTTGTAAATTCGTTTCCTGAAGATACAATGATGAGTAATGATGGTGCTAGATTGTTTGTTAGAGCTGATCTAAGCATAGAAGAGTTTAAGAAGCTTTATAGAGAAGACGTAGAAAAAACTACAAAAGAGCATAAAGAATTTCTAGCTAAACTACACAAAGAAGAACAAGAATACAATGCAAATTTTGCTAAAGAGCAGGCTGAGAAGAAATTTAAACCTATGCAGGTTAAGAAAAAGTATGAGACCTATGATATAAACAAGGATCAGAAATTTCTCTTTACAAGAGAGCTTTTAAATTTCAAAGAAAAAAGAGGCATAGATGTCTTAGAGCTTATGCAAAAGATAGATAAGAAGCAAATTTTAAATAAGATGGCTTAATGGATAAAGCAGAACGAGGATCACCATCTAACTTGTCACAGGATAACATAGCAACGGCTTGCGCTAGATATAAAGATAAAGTTAAACCTTTTTATCAAAAACTTTTTACCATTTTCTTCAAGTTTTTGCATGATACGAAGCACGTCGATACCTCGTTCTCTCTCAAGTTCTTGAAGCTTAAGTAAAAACGAAAATTTCTCATCCTTAGCAATATCATAAGTTTCAGTGTTTTTGCTTTCAGCTTGGATAGGAGTAAATTTTTTCTCTTTGGTGTTGTCTTCTTTTTCAAGATTATCTATATTCTGAACACCTTTTTCGTTTAGCTCTTTTAATATATTGACAGCGTTTTTAGCATCTTCGCCAGATAAAGTTATATTAAACCGCTCTTTTAGTGCATATTTAGCCCACTCCTCTTTAAACTCATCAACGCTCATATCACTATCAAGCAGATCAACAGTCCTTGAGTTTTGCATAAATAGCAAATCGCTATCGCCACGATATTCATTTAAAAATTCATTTACAGNNNNNNNNNNNNNNNNNNNNNNNNNNNNNNNNNNNNNNNNNNNNNNNNNNNNNNNNNNNNNNNNNNNNNNNNNNNNNNNNNNNNNNNNNNNNNNNNNNNNNNNNNNNNNNNNNNNNNNNNNNNNNNNNNNNNNNNNNNNNNNNNNNNNNNNNNNNNNNNNNNNNNNNNNNNNNNNNNNNNNNNNNNNNNNNNNNNNNNNNNNNNNNNNNNNNNNNNNNNNNNNNNNNNNNNNNNNNNNNNNNNNNNNNNNNNNNNNNNNNNNNNNNNNNNNNNNNNNNNNNNNNNNNNNNNNNNNNNNNNNNNNNNNNNNNNNNNNNNNNNNNNNNNNNNNNNNNNNNNNNNNNNNNNNNNNNNNNNNNNNNNNNNNNNNNNNNNNNNNNNNNNNNNNNNNNNNNNNNNNNNNNNNNNNNNNNNNNNNNNNNNNNNNNNNNNNNNNNNNNNNNNNNNNNNNNNNNNNNNNNNNNNNNNNNNNNNNNNNNNNNNNNNNNNNNNNNNNNNNNNNNNNNNNNNNNNNNNNNNNNNNNNNNATGATAGTGACTTTTGCTTCATCACCTTTTGTAAAGCCAGATAGTGGATATATGTGCCTATCATAAGCTGCAGCTTGAGCTTTTCTATCAAGCCTTGCGTATTTAGGAAAGCTCATACCATATCCCATATTGTTATCAAGGATCTCATTTATATCGTTAAATTTAAACCCCATCTCACTAGCTATGTGTTCTCTAGACAGATAAGGATATGGTGAGCTAGAAATTTGCATTTTAATATCCTTAGTAAGTTTTAAACTACTCAACGATTTTTCAAAATTTGTTTGAGTGAAAATCTCTTTTGTTTAAATCGACCTTTCAAAAATTTAGTTTATATGTGACTTCTCTCTACACAAAAGTCTTGCTAATAGAACTTATCCTCTCGCTCCAAGAATTTGCTAGAGAATTTATATCCTCGCTAGTTGGCTTAAATTTCTCATATTCGTTTGAGGCAACACTTTCTGCGTTAATGTTCTTTGATCTTGCATACATTAAAAGGGTTAGCTCTTTTAACCTTTCTTTTATGAGCGCTTTGATACTTTCGTTATCCTTGCCTATTTTTTCAAAATCCACAAAATACTCTTTATGCTCTCCAGTGCTTGAGATATCATTTAAGGCAGCACTGCTTAGCTTAGTCTTTGCACTATCACTTGGTAGCGGTCTAGAACTACGTAAAAATCCCATAAAAAGAGCCTCTTTGCTGTAGCCTTCATCTGACTTATAAAAAGACATATCAGGGTTAAAACTAAACTCATCGCCTGCTTCGCTCATCGTAAAATCAACCTCTTTTACTATGAGCCTAACGCCTGCACTTGAAAGCTCTTTACTAAGAGTTTTAGCGCTATTTAGCTCATCGGAGCTAGAGTAGATGTTTGAGATAGTAGAGCTTGATAGATCTTTTAGTAAATGTCCTTTGGCATCATAGTGAGTGCCTTTTGTGCTGTAGCCTTTTGGTAGTTTGCCTATATCTGCAAGGGTGTAGCTCTTTTTATCATCACCTAAAGCAGACGTCATTTGATCAAATAGTCTGTAGTAGTGCTTTATGGTGTCAGCCATATCGATGTTATCAAAGATCTTTATCTGCTCGTCCTTGCTTTTGATGCGATTTAGCACATGGTTGCGCTCGGCAAATCTACTAAGCTCATCAAGCGTGCTTTTATGGATTTTAAAGTCCTGTGGCAGACCTGCTGCTTTATTAAAGTCAGCTCCCATAAAGCCTGCCTTATCTACTGTGTAGCCGTAAGCTTGAAGATCACTAAAATTTAAAGAGATGAGGCTATTTTGTGATGAAGAAACATAGTTAAATTTAGCAGGCTCTTGGCTTGGCTTACTGCTCTCTTCTTTGGTTTTTTGGTTAAAGAGATCACTAAAATTTGCAGATCTATTTTGTTTGTGTTGTTGCTTGGTGTATGAATTTACATTTGTGCTTAAGATGCTAATATCATTCATAGCTTGACCTCCTAGCTTCTTACTTGATACCAAGCAAAACATATTCCAACCCACAAAAATAAAAAATCAATCAATATAAATAATACCTATGGGTCAAATTTGGTCTAGTGGTTTGATTTTATGTTCTATTTGTTGCTATTATTGCCTACTATATAAAAATTGCTATTTACTATTTGTTTATATAAAAAATTAGTTTAAAAATATAATCTCTATTTAAGTAATATTAAATTCATTTTTCATGTTGTGCTTCAATTACCAATAAGCATCATCTCAAAAATATCTTTCAAATATAAGTTTTAGCTCTATGGTGCTAAAACTTATTTAGCACTATCAAGAGATTGATAGTGCTATAAGGTCTTAGCCAGACGGGCGAATAGCCTGAGGGCTATTATAAAAATAAGTCAAATAATGCCAAGAGTCTAGTAGCTTATTTTTATGACTAGAGGCAATAAAATATTAAATAAGATATTTTTGTTTATTTTATATTTAATATTTTTACTTTATTTTTATATGAGAAATCGGTCAGTAAATTGATAATGTATATTAACTTTGTAAAATATTTGAAGCATAAATTTCACTATAGCAGGTTACTTTTTTATAAATCAGCCAAATTTAGCCAAGTTATACAACAAAAGCAGTAGATAAGATCGTCTATTTTTACGTTCTAACTTCAGTAGAAGTAACACATACTTAGATAAGCCAGCTTAATATAATGCCTAACTGGCTTACTGACAAGTAGCAAAAAGAGCCTTGCGAGAGAGTCGCTATCACATTTCTAAGCTAGAGTCTTTTTTGCCAAATATCTCATTTTTTATCTCTGGTAGACGACTATTTATAAAATCCCTGACATTTGGGATAGTGTTTGCCACACTTTTAAAGAAGGTTACCACTTTTTCTTTAAAGACCTTAAGAGTCGTATTTTCATCTTTTAGCTTTTTATTTTCATATGCTAGACTTTGATTTTCATTTTTCAACGATTCATTAGCTTCCATTGCTTGCCCCAGCTCCTCTACCTCTTTTTGTTGTTTGGCAGCTAGTTCTTTATATGTTTTAATTTCTTTTTCTAGCTCTTCTTTTTCTTCTTCCACTTCTATTTTCTTGGCTTCAATATCCTTTAGTCTTGCTAGCTCTTCTTTGTCTGCCTTGGCTTGGTTTATAATTTCTTTGCTATTAAGTATCTGGCTTTTATAACTGCGTATAGCTACATCTCTTTGCTTCAAACTTTCTTTTAGTCCATTAATCTCTTCTTTTTGAGCCAACACTATGTCTTTATTCTCAAAAGTCTCATTTAGCTCTTTTAGTTCTAAAATCTCCTTATGTAAGAGTTCATTTTCTAACTCTAACTCATTTTTTCTAGCCAATATTTCACTCTTATCAGCTAGTTGTTTTTCCAGCTCATCTATCTTATTTTGAAGATCAGTGTCTTTAATTATGGTTATGTTTTGTTTTGTTAAATCATAAATATCTTTACTGATAGTTTTTACGAATTCTTCCATGCCATCTTTGGATATCTCATAGCGTATCTTACCTGTGAATGATTTTTTTTCATCAAAAGCTTCATCAATACATTCTTCAAAATTCAAAGTAATATCATTTTTAAGTGCTTGTTCGCTTTTATAAGATAGCTCAGTTTCATGCATTTGTTTTAGAGTTTTATGAATAGCCTTACTTCCTACCACGCCTCTTACAGCTATACCACTAAATGCGTCTGCGCTCATATCTTGCATATCTCTGCCGTATATAGCCATATTTTTTCTGTCTCTTCTTATGCAAGCATGCTTAGTAAAATCATAGTTTGAAAAAATGATTTGCCAGTGTTTGGTTTTTTCATCATTATGCTCAGCAGCAGCCACACATTCTACGCCGTATTTTTTACAATAATTATTAATAAAGTCCATGGCATTAGCAAGAATGTTTAGCCCATTTATAAACTTGGTCTCTTCTTCATTGAGTCCTTCATTTTCTTCTTTGGGTCTTTGTGTTCCAAATGTTAAAAGTATCTCCGTAAAAGGGGTCATCTTTTTTTGCCAAACACGCTTTCTTGATTTGCCGTTTTTGTCAGTTATAGTTTGGCTTTCATAGTCTTTTTTGAATTGCAACAGCATCTCTTTTATCTTGTTTTCAATATCCTCGTGAGACATACTACGAGATGGCTCTTTTTCTATAAGAGCACCATAGTCATTTCGTACGAAATACCTATTGGCTCTTGTATCCCTTCTTAAATACTTTATCTTTTTTGTTTGCTTGGGCTCCCGCATGTTGTGGCACATTCTGTCTATAGCTTTTTCAAAGGTTATATTATCAGTTAGTGTATTTATAACTATTTCATAGCCACTTATCTTCATCTTAATATCCTTACTTCGATAAAATTTCAAGATTATTTTATAAAATTTCACAGCCTAAAACAAGGAATTCGGTAGGCTTCAGACCGCTAAAATGCTTACTTTTAGAAAATACTATGAAATATATAATATAATTTTTGTAGCTTTTGGATTTTCTCTTAGAAATTTAGTCTAGTATGAAATTAAAATGGTAAAAATAATAAAAATATAGAGGTTGTGCTCATCATAAAAAGAGCACTTTAGATAGGACAAGTTAGTAACATAAAAATAGTTACCAACAAATCAAAGATGACTGAAAGTCTAGCTTTATGCTTAGCTAAATTTATCCTTTAGCATCTCATACACTTCGTTATTCTCTCTTTTGCCGACAACTAGCACTAACACTACTATTTCACTATCTTTTACTTGATAGGCCAAGCGGTAGCCGACATCTCTTAGCTTGATCTTATAGACATCTTCATAGCCTCGTAGCTTGTCTTTGGTAACCTTTGGGTTTTCTAGACGCTCACTTAGCTTCTTTTTAAACTGCACTTTTATGCTGTTATCAAGCTTTTGCCACTCTTTTAAAGCGCTTGGCAAAAATTCTAACTCATAGCTCATCTAAGCTTACTTTTACTGGTTTTTCACCACTTGCTAGAGCGGTATCTACTGCTTTACTTAGATGATACTCTTCTATTATCTCTGTCATTTTTTCATAGACATCACTAGGTACTAGATAGGCGCTAGGGACATTGTGATTTAGTATAGCTACGACATTATCTCCGGCTTGTTTTAAAATTTGAGCTGGAGACTTTTTTAGCTCGCTTATGCTAGCTGTAAAATTTGCTTGTATGGTTTGCATTTTTATCCTTTATTTAATACCTAAAATAATACTAAATAAGATATAAGAATAGTCTTAAAACTCATGCTTTGAAATTTGCCCCTACTCATTTTCATACGACACTATCTCTACTTTAGCTTTGAGTGTATTAGTGTTAATAGGCTTGGCATAATCAAAATAAGATAAACATTATTTTGATTTTTTACCATAAGATATAAATGGTTTCATTATAATCACAATAAATTTATTACACCAATAAAATTATTGGGTATATACAGATTAACACTACCGGAATATCTATTNNNNNNNNNNNNNNNNNNNNNNNNNNNNNNNNNNNNNNNNNNNNNNNNNNNNNNNNNNNNNNNNNNNNNNNNNNNNNNNNNNNNNNNNNNNNNNNNNNNNNNNNNNNNNNNNNNNNNNNNNNNNNNNNNNNNNNNNNNNNNNNNNNNNNNNNNNNNNNNNNNNNNNNNNNNNNNNNNNNNNNNNNNNNNNNNNNNNNNNNNNNNNNNNNNNNNNNNNNNNNNNNNNNNNNNNNNNNNNNNNNNNNNNNNNNNNNNNNNNNNNNNNNNNNNNNNNNNNNNNNNNNNNNNNNNNNNNNNNNNNNNNNNNNNNNNNNNNNNNNNNNNNNNNNNNNNNNNNNNNNNNNNNNNNNNNNNNNNNNNNNNNNNNNNNNNNNNNNNNNNNNNNNNNNNNNNNNNNNNNNNNNNNNNNNNNNNNNNNNNNNNNNNNNNNNNNNNNNNNNNNNNNNNNNNNNNNNNNNNNNNNNNNNNNNNNNNNNNNNNNNNNNNNNNNNNNNNNNNNNNNNNNNNNNNNNNNNNNNNNNNNNNNNNNNNNNNNNNNNNNNNNNNNNNNNNNNNNNNNNNNNNNNNNNNNNNNNNNNNNNNNNNNNNNNNNNNNNNNNNNNNNNNNNNNNNNNNNNNNNNNNNNNNNNNNNNNNNNNNNNNNNNNNNNNNNNNNNNNNNNNNNNNNNNNNNNNNNNNNNNNNNNNNNNNNNNNNNNNNNNNNNNNNNNNNNNNNNNNNNNNNNNNNNNNNNNNNNNNNNNNNNNNNNNNNNNNNNNNNNNNNNNNNNNNNNNNNNNNNNNNNNNNNNNNNNNNNNNNNNNNNNNNNNNNNNNNNNNNNNNNNNNNNNNNNNNNNNNNNNNNNNNNNNNNNNNNNNNNNNNNNNNNNNNNNNNNNNNNNNNNNNNNNNNNNNNNNNNNNNNNNNNNNNNNNNNNNNNNNNNNNNNNNNNNNNNNNNNNNNNNNNNNNNNNNNNNNNNNNNNNNNNNNNNNNNNNNNNNNNNNNNNNNNNNNNNNNNNNNNNNNNNNNNNNNNNNNNNNNNNNNNNNNNNNNNNNNNNNNNNNNNNNNNNNNNNNNNNNNNNNNNNNNNNNNNNNNNNNNNNNNNNNNNNNNNNNNNNNNNNNNNNNNNNNNNNNNNNNNNNNNNNNNNNNNNNNNNNNNNNNNNNNNNNNNNNNNNNNNNNNNNNNNNNNNNNNNNNNNNNNNNNNNNNNNNNNNNNNNNNNNNNNNNNNNNNNNNNNNNNNNNNNNNNNNNNNNNNNNNNNNNNNNNNNNNNNNNNNNNNNNNNNNNNNNNNNNNNNNNNNNNNNNNNNNNNNNNNNNNNNNNNNNNNNNNNNNNNNNNNNNNNNNNNNNNNNNNNNNNNNNNNNNNNNNNNNNNNNNNNNNNNNNNNNNNNNNNNNNNNNNNNNNNNNNNNNNNNNNNNNNNNNNNNNNNNNNNNNNNNNNNNNNNNNNNNNNNNNNNNNNNNNNNNNNNNNNNNNNNNNNNNNNNNNNNNNNNNNNNNNNNNNNNNNNNNNNNNNNNNNNNNNNNNNNNNNNNNNNNNNNNNNNNNNNNNNNNNNNNNNNNNNNNNNNNNNNNNNNNNNNNNNNNNNNNNNNNNNNNNNNNNNNNNNNNNNNNNNNNNNNNNNNNNNNNNNNNNNNNNNNNNNNNNNNNNNNNNNNNNNNNNNNNNNNNNNNNNNNNNNNNNNNNNNNNNNNNNNNNNNNNNNNNNNNNNNNNNNNNNNNNNNNNNNNNNNNNNNNNNNNNNNNNNNNNNNNNNNNNNNNNNNNNNNNNNNNNNNNNNNNNNNNNNNNNNNNNNNNNNNNNNNNNNNNNNNNNNNNNNNNNNNNNNNNNNNNNNNNNNNNNNNNNNNNNNNNNNNNNNNNNNNNNNNNNNNNNNNNNNNNNNNNNNNNNNNNNNNNNNNNNNNNNNNNNNNNNNNNNNNNNNNNNNNNNNNNNNNNNNNNNNNNNNNNNNNNNNNNNNNNNNNNNNNNNNNNNNNNNNNNNNNNNNNNNNNNNNNNNNNNNNNNNNNNNNNNNNNNNNNNNNNNNNNNNNNNNNNNNNNNNNNNNNNNNNNNNNNNNNNNNNNNNNNNNNNNNNNNNNNNNNNNNNNNNNNNNNNNNNNNNNNNNNNNNNNNNNNNNNNNNNNNNNNNNNNNNNNNNNNNNNNNNNNNNNNNNNNNNNNNNNNNNNNNNNNNNNNNNNNNNNNNNNNNNNNNNNNNNNNNNNNNNNNNNNNNNNNNNNNNNNNNNNNNNNNNNNNNNNNNNNNNNNNNNNNNNNNNNNNNNNNNNNNNNNNNNNNNNNNNNNNNNNNNNNNNNNNNNNNNNNNNNNNNNNNNNNNNNNNNNNNNNNNNNNNNNNNNNNNNNNNNNNNNNNNNNNNNNNNNNNNNNNNNNNNNNNNNNNNNNNNNNNNNNNNNNNNNNNNNNNNNNNNNNNNNNNNNNNNNNNNNNNNNNNNNNNNNNNNNNNNNNNNNNNNNNNNNNNNNNNNNNNNNNNNNNNNNNNNNNNNNNNNNNNNNNNNNNNNNNNNNNNNNNNNNNNNNNNNNNNNNNNNNNNNNNNNNNNNNNNNNNNNNNNNNNNNNNNNNNNNNNNNNNNNNNNNNNNNNNNNNNNNNNNNNNNNNNNNNNNNNNNNNNNNNNNNNNNNNNNNNNNNNNNNNNNNNNNNNNNNNNNNNNNNNNNNNNNNNNNNNNNNNNNNNNNNNNNNNNNNNNNNNNNNNNNNNNNNNNNNNNNNNNNNNNNNNNNNNNNNNNNNNNNNNNNNNNNNNNNNNNNNNNNNNNNNNNNNNNNNNNNNNNNNNNNNNNNNNNNNNNNNNNNNNNNNNNNNNNNNNNNNNNNNNNNNNNNNNNNNNNNNNNNNNNNNNNNNNNNNNNNNNNNNNNNNNNNNNNNNNNNNNNNNNNNNNNNNNNNNNNNNNNNNNNNNNNNNNNNNNNNNNNNNNNNNNNNNNNNNNNNNNNNNNNNNNNNNNNNNNNNNNNNNNNNNNNNNNNNNNNNNNNNNNNNNNNNNNNNNNNNNNNNNNNNNNNNNNNNNNNNNNNNNNNNNNNNNNNNNNNNNNNNNNNNNNNNNNNNNNNNNNNNNNNNNNNNNNNNNNNNNNNNNNNNNNNNNNNNNNNNNNNNNNNNNNNNNNNNNNNNNNNNNNNNNNNNNNNNNNNNNNNNNNNNNNNNNNNNNNNNNNNNNNNNNNNNNNNNNNNNNNNNNNNNNNNNNNNNNNNNNNNNNNNNNNNNNNNNNNNNNNNNNNNNNNNNNNNNNNNNNNNNNNNNNNNNNNNNNNNNNNNNNNNNNNNNNNNNNNNNNNNNNNNNNNNNNNNNNNNNNNNNNNNNNNNNNNNNNNNNNNNNNNNNNNNNNNNNNNNNNNNNNNNNNNNNNNNNNNNNNNNNNNNNNNNNNNNNNNNNNNNNNNNNNNNNNNNNNNNNNNNNNNNNNNNNNNNNNNNNNNNNNNNNNNNNNNNNNNNNNNNNNNNNNNNNNNNNNNNNNNNNNNNNNNNNNNNNNNNNNNNNNNNNNNNNNNNNNNNNNNNNNNNNNNNNNNNNNNNNNNNNNNNNNNNNNNNNNNNNNNNNNNNNNNNNNNNNNNNNNNNNNNNNNNNNNNNNNNNNNNNNNNNNNNNNNNNNNNNNNNNNNNNNNNNNNNNNNNNNNNNNNNNNNNNNNNNNNNNNNNNNNNNNNNNNNNNNNNNNNNNNNNNNNNNNNNNNNNNNNNNNNNNNNNNNNNNNNNNNNNNNNNNNNNNNNNNNNNNNNNNNNNNNNNNNNNNNNNNNNNNNNNNNNNNNNNNNNNNNNNNNNNNNNNNNNNNNNNNNNNNNNNNNNNNNNNNNNNNNNNNNNNNNNNNNNNNNNNNNNNNNNNNNNNNNNNNNNNNNNNNNNNNNNNNNNNNNNNNNNNNNNNNNNNNNNNNNNNNNNNNNNNNNNNNNNNNNNNNNNNNNNNNNNNNNNNNNNNNNNNNNNNNNNNNNNNNNNNNNNNNNNNNNNNNNNNNNNNNNNNNNNNNNNNNNNNNNNNNNNNNNNNNNNNNNNNNNNNNNNNNNNNNNNNNNNNNNNNNNNNNNNNNNNNNNNNNNNNNNNNNNNNNNNNNNNNNNNNNNNNNNNNNNNNNNNNNNNNNNNNNNNNNNNNNNNNNNNNNNNNNNNNNNNNNNNNNNNNNNNNNNNNNNNNNNNNNNNNNNNNNNNNNNNNNNNNNNNNNNNNNNNNNNNNNNNNNNNNNNNNNNNNNNNNNNNNNNNNNNNNNNNNNNNNNNNNNNNNNNNNNNNNNNNNNNNNNNNNNNNNNNNNNNNNNNNNNNNNNNNNNNNNNNNNNNNNNNNNNNNNNNNNNNNNNNNNNNNNNNNNNNNNNNNNNNNNNNNNNNNNNNNNNNNNNNNNNNNNNNNNNNNNNNNNNNNNNNNNNNNNNNNNNNNNNNNNNNNNNNNNNNNNNNNNNNNNNNNNNNNNNNNNNNNNNNNN from Campylobacter concisus includes the following:
- a CDS encoding response regulator, with protein sequence MNISSNLEPININLPKDMIYSRVLLGVDRVQTLDNTNLKSELKDIATKLISNSTYSIIQSASTSGVKSGYARADSGTNDAFSYVDIQRRNWDKKDFENKYLFGEDASALRKVDQTRTYFSSINSKTPIKPIAVADTKFTNLNDYAYEKTIKTSLGDVEVFLDLYDDNDKLGIGKLDANGFLFNFDSNKDGVINSGDKYFDKLKVRGYDKDGNEKIFKLSEVVSEINLNDFIKKDIRNLSHEAMDFASKNTVDYRVSLNNSNPYTLFSAEYRYQKIGKEETNKFFKDHADQDGWVYLRDNKIFNEESGLNNFAYEKVGFDGKKRLSEFNPIIKPARSKQDESFSYAGYQKDSFMKFYNDYQKESSAHSKDVEWISKNLKENDVEDADDLISKLKTTKSSYMIAMESEFEKATGLDFSLENLEKVKHAFESDTSKAAAALKDTDSVIAMKLNKNGTITLKFNSGRELEVKEIYNDTGKLISKDDKDSKRASINLDAKSMNDIELNRLDFKDIGIKQDDKISSLKELGAKLVKNLSDKFTSKFLIGLENGKSITTKEIYNITYLENDLKFKELSSKDRLYKKVDTRV
- a CDS encoding cell surface protein, translated to MITSINGLSNTPIQDNTIQKENAIENVAKEGKQDKNATEEKFDYSKNLFKPWSETIKEFIDIDKSKDGWITDTINRIDNMLSDYTIQERRALSAKREPENMEEFRVRELQDYMDWLLTNSIDGKPTIVGKMVGLGTAEEEAELEAFVNSFPEDTMMSNDGARLFVRADLSIEEFKKLYREDVEKTTKEHKEFLAKLHKEEQEYNANFAKEQAEKKFKPMQVKKKYETYDINKDQKFLFTRELLNFKEKRGIDVLELMQKIDKKQILNKMA
- a CDS encoding Cj0814 family flagellar-dependent secreted protein, which encodes MNDISILSTNVNSYTKQQHKQNRSANFSDLFNQKTKEESSKPSQEPAKFNYVSSSQNSLISLNFSDLQAYGYTVDKAGFMGADFNKAAGLPQDFKIHKSTLDELSRFAERNHVLNRIKSKDEQIKIFDNIDMADTIKHYYRLFDQMTSALGDDKKSYTLADIGKLPKGYSTKGTHYDAKGHLLKDLSSSTISNIYSSSDELNSAKTLSKELSSAGVRLIVKEVDFTMSEAGDEFSFNPDMSFYKSDEGYSKEALFMGFLRSSRPLPSDSAKTKLSSAALNDISSTGEHKEYFVDFEKIGKDNESIKALIKERLKELTLLMYARSKNINAESVASNEYEKFKPTSEDINSLANSWSERISSISKTFV
- a CDS encoding type II toxin-antitoxin system RelE family toxin yields the protein MSYELEFLPSALKEWQKLDNSIKVQFKKKLSERLENPKVTKDKLRGYEDVYKIKLRDVGYRLAYQVKDSEIVVLVLVVGKRENNEVYEMLKDKFS
- a CDS encoding type II toxin-antitoxin system Phd/YefM family antitoxin, with protein sequence MQTIQANFTASISELKKSPAQILKQAGDNVVAILNHNVPSAYLVPSDVYEKMTEIIEEYHLSKAVDTALASGEKPVKVSLDEL